In Vibrio tritonius, the following are encoded in one genomic region:
- a CDS encoding VOC family protein, translating into MFSHIMLGSDDIEQSKRFYDAVMQELGYPAGVIDAKGRIAYSGNGGRFMITKPINGEKATYGNGMTIGFAATSEEQVNAWHAAGIANGGTTCENPPGLRVNGTRQLYLAYLRDPFGNKLCAAHVLSA; encoded by the coding sequence ATGTTTAGCCATATTATGTTGGGCTCAGATGATATTGAGCAGTCAAAGCGTTTTTACGATGCGGTTATGCAAGAGTTAGGTTACCCAGCAGGTGTTATTGATGCCAAAGGACGTATTGCCTACAGTGGCAACGGCGGACGCTTTATGATCACCAAACCCATCAATGGTGAAAAGGCCACTTATGGTAATGGCATGACCATCGGTTTTGCTGCGACATCAGAAGAGCAAGTAAATGCTTGGCATGCGGCAGGTATCGCCAATGGCGGCACCACTTGTGAAAACCCACCAGGATTGCGTGTAAACGGTACACGTCAGTTATATCTTGCTTACTTACGCGACCCGTTTGGTAATAAATTGTGTGCAGCGCATGTGTTATCTGCCTAG
- a CDS encoding substrate-binding domain-containing protein, translating into MATIKDVAKAAGVSVATVSRVINKSPKASASSIEAVTKAMSELGYRPNAAARALVNQSTETMGVLVSDVSDPFFGTLVKAVDMVAHQNGKHVLIGNGYHNEEGERQAIELLINNRCDALVIHSKALSDAELIEFAKEAKGMVLINRHIPEIAHRYISLDNFKGAYLATEFLIRSGHRHIACIASNHPIEDVDQRINGYKAALADNGIVLSEDYIDYGAPSLEGGEAAMTNLLTKSIPITGVVGYNDYMAAGALSILDENGIAIPDQMSIVGFDDGLIARYMKPRLTTVRYPISMMAEKAALLALQLSRDEAINPDISTRYSPTMVKRDSVKPC; encoded by the coding sequence ATGGCCACCATTAAAGATGTCGCGAAAGCGGCCGGCGTTTCAGTCGCTACCGTGTCACGCGTGATCAATAAATCTCCCAAAGCCAGTGCTTCTTCTATTGAAGCCGTTACCAAAGCAATGAGCGAACTGGGTTACCGCCCAAACGCTGCTGCGCGCGCTTTAGTTAATCAAAGCACAGAGACAATGGGAGTCTTGGTCTCAGATGTGTCTGACCCTTTTTTTGGTACCTTGGTCAAAGCCGTAGATATGGTTGCTCATCAAAATGGCAAACATGTTCTGATCGGTAATGGATACCACAACGAAGAGGGTGAACGCCAAGCGATCGAACTGTTGATCAACAACCGCTGTGATGCATTAGTCATTCACTCCAAAGCATTGAGCGATGCCGAGTTAATTGAGTTTGCCAAAGAAGCAAAAGGAATGGTGCTGATTAATCGCCATATTCCTGAAATCGCTCACCGTTATATCTCCTTAGATAACTTCAAAGGAGCCTATTTAGCGACGGAATTTTTGATTCGTAGTGGTCACAGGCATATTGCGTGTATCGCTTCAAATCATCCAATTGAGGACGTCGACCAACGTATCAATGGCTACAAAGCCGCATTAGCTGATAATGGTATTGTCCTTTCCGAAGACTATATTGATTATGGCGCACCAAGTTTAGAAGGTGGCGAAGCGGCCATGACCAATTTGTTAACTAAATCCATCCCAATCACTGGCGTGGTGGGTTATAACGATTACATGGCGGCGGGCGCACTCTCTATTTTGGATGAAAATGGCATCGCGATTCCAGATCAAATGTCCATTGTTGGTTTCGATGACGGATTAATTGCTCGTTACATGAAACCAAGGCTAACTACCGTGCGCTACCCAATTAGCATGATGGCCGAAAAAGCCGCTTTGTTAGCGTTGCAGTTATCACGAGATGAAGCGATTAACCCTGATATTTCAACTCGCTATTCTCCAACCATGGTCAAACGTGACTCCGTAAAGCCGTGCTAA
- the galK gene encoding galactokinase — translation MSEPMQNVNNSFERVFAYQPDYRIQAPGRVNLIGEHTDYNDGFVLPCAINYQTVVAAAKRDDRIVRVVACDYEDAQDEFSLDAPIEFIENKLWANYIRGVVKFLIERGYQFNGADIAVSGNVPQGAGLSSSAALEVVIGQTFKELYSLNITQAEIALNGQQAENQFVGCNCGIMDQLISAEGQANHSLLIDCRSLETTAVSMPEDMAVVIINSNKKRGLVDSEYNTRREQCEEAARIFGVKALRDVSIEQFVMKENELDPVVAKRARHVITENDRTEEAAQALAAGDMKRMAELMEQSHISMRDDFEITVKEIDTLVDIVKEVVGTQGGVRMTGGGFGGCVVALVPPALVNDVKGAIAAQYEAKTGLKETIYVCHATDGAGLVA, via the coding sequence ATGTCTGAACCTATGCAAAATGTGAACAATTCTTTTGAACGTGTGTTTGCGTACCAACCTGATTATCGTATTCAAGCACCTGGCCGCGTTAACCTAATTGGTGAACATACCGACTATAACGACGGTTTTGTTTTACCATGTGCAATTAACTACCAAACGGTGGTGGCTGCGGCGAAACGTGACGATCGTATCGTGCGTGTTGTCGCGTGTGACTACGAAGATGCACAAGATGAGTTTTCATTAGATGCGCCGATCGAGTTTATCGAAAACAAACTGTGGGCGAACTACATCCGTGGCGTTGTGAAGTTTTTGATTGAGCGCGGCTACCAATTTAATGGTGCGGATATCGCTGTTTCTGGCAACGTACCTCAAGGTGCTGGTTTGAGTTCTTCAGCTGCGTTGGAAGTGGTGATTGGCCAAACATTCAAAGAACTCTACAGCTTGAATATCACCCAAGCTGAAATTGCTTTGAATGGTCAGCAAGCGGAAAACCAATTTGTGGGTTGTAACTGCGGTATCATGGATCAGCTTATTTCTGCTGAAGGGCAAGCTAATCACTCGTTATTGATTGATTGTCGTAGTCTTGAAACAACGGCGGTTTCTATGCCTGAAGATATGGCGGTTGTGATTATTAACTCCAACAAAAAACGTGGCTTAGTGGATAGTGAATACAACACTCGCCGCGAGCAATGTGAAGAAGCTGCGCGTATCTTCGGCGTTAAAGCACTGCGCGACGTTAGCATCGAGCAGTTTGTGATGAAAGAAAACGAGCTTGATCCTGTTGTGGCTAAACGTGCTCGTCATGTGATCACCGAAAATGACCGTACTGAAGAAGCCGCACAAGCCTTAGCTGCAGGTGATATGAAGCGTATGGCTGAGCTTATGGAGCAATCTCATATTTCAATGCGTGATGATTTCGAAATCACCGTAAAAGAGATTGATACCTTAGTCGATATCGTTAAGGAAGTTGTTGGTACTCAAGGTGGCGTGCGTATGACAGGCGGCGGTTTTGGTGGTTGCGTGGTTGCGTTGGTGCCACCTGCATTGGTGAATGATGTAAAAGGTGCGATTGCTGCTCAGTATGAAGCGAAAACTGGCCTAAAAGAAACCATCTACGTCTGTCATGCAACGGATGGGGCAGGTCTGGTTGCCTAA
- a CDS encoding UDP-glucose--hexose-1-phosphate uridylyltransferase yields the protein MSEITFNPVDHPHRRYNPLTGQWILVSPHRAKRPWSGQDEKPAIKVLPKYDEHCFLCPTNKRVSGDANPDYQGTYVFGNDFAALTEDTPEAPESTNPLFRTQSARGLSRVICFSPDHSKTLPELPVPAIRQVIDTWNDQIEELGKEYVWVQVFENKGETMGCSQPHPHGQVWANSFLPNEIERKEKNLKAYFDQQGSNLLVDYVNAELKDGSRTVVETEHWLAVVPYWAAWPFETMLLPKTHVRRMSELTEAQRDDLAVALKKLTSRYDNLFQCSFPYSMGWHYAPFFDEGTNIDHWQLHALFYPPLLRSATVRKFMVGYEMLAESQRDLTAEQAAARLRDVSDIHFKEQ from the coding sequence ATGTCTGAAATTACGTTTAATCCTGTTGATCATCCACACCGTCGATACAATCCATTAACGGGGCAGTGGATTTTGGTTTCACCACACCGTGCTAAACGCCCTTGGAGTGGCCAAGATGAAAAACCTGCAATCAAGGTACTGCCTAAATACGATGAACACTGTTTTTTATGTCCAACCAATAAGCGTGTGTCGGGTGATGCTAACCCAGATTATCAAGGCACCTACGTGTTTGGTAACGATTTTGCTGCGTTGACCGAAGATACACCTGAGGCGCCTGAATCGACCAATCCGCTGTTTCGTACCCAAAGTGCACGTGGCTTAAGCCGAGTGATCTGTTTTTCTCCTGATCACAGCAAAACCTTGCCAGAACTACCAGTGCCAGCCATTCGCCAAGTGATTGATACTTGGAATGACCAGATTGAAGAGCTAGGTAAAGAGTATGTTTGGGTTCAAGTATTTGAAAACAAGGGCGAGACCATGGGCTGTTCTCAACCTCACCCACACGGTCAAGTTTGGGCGAACAGCTTCTTACCAAATGAAATCGAACGCAAAGAGAAAAATCTCAAAGCCTACTTCGATCAACAAGGTTCTAACTTGCTGGTGGATTATGTGAATGCGGAGCTGAAAGATGGTTCACGCACCGTAGTCGAAACCGAACACTGGTTGGCAGTAGTGCCTTATTGGGCAGCATGGCCGTTTGAAACAATGTTATTACCTAAGACTCATGTGCGCCGCATGAGCGAGCTCACCGAAGCGCAACGTGATGATCTGGCTGTTGCGCTGAAAAAACTGACCAGTCGTTACGACAACCTATTCCAATGCTCATTCCCTTATTCAATGGGATGGCACTATGCGCCTTTCTTTGATGAAGGCACCAATATCGACCATTGGCAGCTACATGCACTGTTCTACCCACCTCTGTTACGTAGTGCAACGGTGCGCAAATTTATGGTGGGCTATGAAATGTTGGCGGAATCACAACGTGATTTAACCGCAGAACAAGCAGCAGCGCGCCTTCGTGATGTCAGCGACATTCACTTTAAAGAACAATAA
- a CDS encoding type VI secretion system PAAR protein, translating to MPGAARVGDIDTGHGCFPPTAITAGSGDVFIDGIAAARVGDPLQLHSCPCPKTPHGLHGRSVAAGSGTVKINGVAAARLGDAVDCGGTIAVGSGTVIIG from the coding sequence ATGCCTGGAGCAGCAAGAGTTGGTGATATCGATACAGGGCACGGCTGTTTTCCTCCCACCGCGATTACAGCGGGTAGTGGTGATGTTTTTATCGATGGTATTGCGGCAGCGCGTGTAGGTGACCCACTGCAGTTGCATTCTTGCCCATGTCCCAAAACACCTCACGGCCTTCATGGGCGCAGTGTCGCTGCGGGGTCTGGTACAGTTAAAATTAACGGTGTTGCGGCTGCGCGTCTTGGTGATGCTGTCGATTGTGGCGGGACTATCGCTGTTGGATCTGGCACTGTGATTATCGGATAA
- a CDS encoding L-cysteine desulfidase family protein, producing the protein MKTQAWESLLSVLKKEVVPALGCTEPVSVALAAAKARTLLPNPPRFIDVFVSPNLMKNGMGVGVPGTGTVGLPIAAAVGALAGNCEAGLEVLKAITPDDVSAAKAMLDQGVVRVQVASVSNILYAKVVLSDGENTVTVTIADSHTQIVSIEENGITTYRQALVQQSDTEQVSTNPFESLSAQDVYEFALNVPLEDIRFIEQAKVLNDALSQEGLSGHYGLRIGATFARNVERGLLSGGLLTDILARTSAASDARMDGAMKPAMSNSGSGNQGIAATMPVVVTADFLKSSEEETLRALVLANLMAIYIKSHQHKLSALCGATTASMGAAAGMTYLLGGNFAQIGQTISSMIGDIAGIICDGAKTSCAMKVSSSAGAAVKASLMALDGVFVTGNEGIVANDVDTSIRNLSALANGSMTQTDVQILDIMVRKTA; encoded by the coding sequence ATGAAAACGCAAGCATGGGAAAGTTTACTCTCCGTATTAAAAAAAGAAGTGGTTCCAGCATTAGGTTGCACTGAGCCTGTTTCAGTGGCGCTGGCGGCAGCAAAAGCGCGTACTTTATTGCCTAATCCCCCACGCTTTATCGATGTGTTTGTTTCTCCTAACCTAATGAAAAATGGCATGGGTGTTGGTGTTCCGGGAACCGGCACTGTGGGTTTGCCCATTGCCGCTGCAGTTGGAGCTTTAGCAGGCAATTGCGAAGCTGGATTAGAAGTTCTAAAAGCGATCACCCCTGACGATGTTAGCGCGGCTAAAGCAATGTTGGATCAAGGTGTGGTTCGCGTTCAGGTTGCTAGCGTTTCCAATATTCTCTATGCCAAAGTGGTCCTATCTGACGGTGAAAATACCGTAACCGTCACCATTGCCGACAGCCATACCCAAATTGTCTCTATCGAAGAGAATGGCATCACTACTTATCGTCAAGCGCTGGTACAACAAAGTGACACTGAACAGGTCTCCACTAACCCATTCGAGTCGCTCTCTGCACAAGACGTGTATGAGTTTGCACTCAATGTGCCACTTGAAGACATTCGCTTTATTGAACAAGCAAAAGTGCTCAACGATGCCCTGTCTCAAGAAGGTTTATCTGGTCACTATGGTCTGAGAATCGGTGCCACCTTTGCTCGTAACGTAGAGCGCGGTCTGCTGTCTGGCGGCCTATTAACCGACATTCTTGCAAGAACTTCAGCGGCATCCGATGCTCGTATGGATGGTGCGATGAAACCAGCTATGAGCAACTCTGGTTCAGGGAACCAAGGTATTGCGGCCACTATGCCCGTCGTCGTTACCGCCGATTTTCTCAAATCGAGTGAAGAAGAGACCTTACGTGCATTGGTGTTGGCAAACTTGATGGCAATTTACATCAAAAGCCACCAACACAAACTTTCAGCTTTATGCGGTGCAACAACTGCATCAATGGGCGCAGCTGCTGGCATGACCTATCTGCTAGGGGGTAATTTCGCCCAAATAGGGCAAACGATCAGCAGTATGATTGGTGACATTGCTGGGATTATTTGTGATGGAGCCAAAACCAGTTGCGCGATGAAAGTCTCTTCCTCTGCAGGTGCAGCAGTGAAAGCCTCACTCATGGCTTTAGATGGCGTGTTTGTAACGGGTAATGAAGGGATTGTAGCGAACGATGTGGATACCTCAATCCGCAATTTATCGGCCTTAGCAAATGGTTCTATGACCCAAACCGACGTGCAAATTCTGGATATTATGGTGCGTAAAACCGCTTAA